The Triticum urartu cultivar G1812 chromosome 5, Tu2.1, whole genome shotgun sequence genome contains the following window.
AATTGGTGAAAACCAAAAGTGCACAAATATATAGTTTCCAACTGTTTATGCCGTGCTACAGATATAGTTTGTGACAAGAGTTGTAGATTTGTGCTGATTTATTTGCTAACATGCATTAGAAAAATCTacttaatttttttaaaatttcaaCTCGCactaaaaaatgttcatgaaatgTAAAAAATTGTTAACCCAACTTTTAAAACTGTTCGTACAATTATAAAAAAAGGTCTGTGACTTATAAAAAATGGTCATTAGTTCATACATCTATTTAAAATTTTCATGAAAATTAAGAAGTGTTTGTGTAATTTGTAGAAAAAATGATCATACATTCAAAAAATGTTTAGGCCATTTATAAAATATTTTTGTAATCAAATTTTTATTACCTTTTACAGAAATGTTAATGAAATTTAAAAATTAGGTCGTGCAAATGTAGGAAAAAGTTCATAACTTATAAAAAAAATTGTGCCATTTTAAGTAAATGTTGCAACACATAAATAAATGGTTgcatgtattttaaaaatgttcatgacatTTTTGGAAAAATTTCAGACGTGTGTGTAAATATATTCATTGTTGCAAATGTTCAACATGTATTTCTAAAATCTTGAACATGTTTCTAAAAAATATTCAACAGATATATGTaaaatgttcaacatgtattTTTAAAAAATTGACATGTATATGGAAAATGAAAAAGAAAACTACATATACAAAAAGTAAATATACAAAATAACAAGCAGAAAAAGAAAGACAACACTGAAGGAAAAAAAAACCGATGAAAAATAGTAGAGACAACTCAcaaaaaagaaagagagaaaactGCGCAGAAATAAAAAAAAAGTGCTCAGATCCATGACTGCTCCTCAACGCCATCAAGTACCTTTGCCTTTGATTATCTCTACTATGGTATCTTATAAATTGGAGTTGGTGGTGATTGGTGAGTTTACTACCCCACTCCATCCCTGTCCCCCTCATCTATCTTGAAACTGCTAGACTCCTTTAGTTTGAAGATAGAGAAAAATCATATCTTTCATTGGTGCTTCCATCGCTGACGCAATTACACAAGTGTGGTGTTGGTTGCTTGATTGAGCTTCTTCCCCACAGTGTTGCACGTGCATTGGTAGTTATACATTGCTAATCCAATACAACTGAATCATTTTTGTGAATCGATAGCAACGCGGGGGCGTTATGCAAGTCAGATTTAAATATGATGATGAAGATATTATGTAAAACTGAAATAGCACTGCTATAAGATATATCTTTGAAAGATCCAGGTTGCATGGTATGCTGGTTTACAAGAAGACAGAAATTGACGAACTAGCTAGCAAGTTAGTACAATAATGAATTAATACACCACACTTGTAGCCAGCCAGTTATCTGATATGATTCCAAGTCCCAGCTGTACTTAACCATGCCTACAGCTGCTCATTGTCATTAGCTTTCGTGCTATTGCTTGTCGAAATTCTGCTCATCGTGCTTGGCCTTCTGTTCCATCTCCGATGACAAGTCCAAGGCGGCCGCCGACGATGATGATTTCGGGGATGATCTTTGGTCGAGCCACGCGATGATATCTTGGAAGACGGTGTGGATGTTTTCGGGGCTCTCGCCGGAGGTGAGGGCGTGCCACATGCCCGGGTAAAGGTTGAGCTTCTTGTCCTGGCTCACCGCCGACCGGTAGAGGAGATCGCTCACCGACGGGTCCGTCACCTTGTCGTCGCCTCCATGAACGATAAGGAACGGCAACGACACCTGCATACATATGCACGATCCATCCATCAGCATCACTCTTGTTGCTTACAGAGCTAATTATAGTTAGGAGCTTATGAGTATATATCTATCTCGGAAGATGAGGGAAAAGTCGTTGTTATGTGATATATACTCATCAGGCTGCTAACTGGAATTCATTGAACGGGCCACTCACGAGATAAATACCTCGAGTGTGATCTAAACAGAGAAGAGGCGTGAGACGTAGAGAGAGTATGCTTTAGAAGCCAGACCCAACTAACCGAACAGGGACGTCACACGAGCAAATCAGCCTCCTGAGTTTAATTGGAGAAAAAGAGATCGATCGAGACGTGTAGATACGGGCACATTACCATTAAGAAATATATATTCTACTCAATATTCATTTATCAAACATATCTCTCTCCCTCTGCAAGCGTGCTAGCTAGTTGATATATACTCCATGGAATATTATATGCGGAGACAAAGGGAATCCTTTTTTGCTTTAGTAATTAAGTGCTCCCTCCATTCACAAATATATAATGTTTTTGAATATTCGAATATGGACTAGATAAAGATTGAAATGAGTGAACACTACAACATGTCTATATATAATCGATGTATAAAGAAGTTAGAACATGTttgcaaaaaagaagaagagataATTAGTAGCACCTTTGAGAGTACGTTGTTCTCGAGGTTGAGGCTGACTTTGAGGAGCTCGTAGGCGGTCTTGAGGCGCGGCTTGCCCTGGTAGCAGTGGGGGTTGTTCCTGATCTCGTCGCGCTTCTCCTGCATCCTGTAGGCGGCGTCGATGACGTCCGTGGTCGGCACAATCTTCCACGTGGGGATGATGTTGGTCATCAGCTTGAGGACGCTCACCACCACCGGATGCGGCCGCATCTCGTCAGCGATCTGAAATATAATGACCAAAAAAATACTCCGCCCTTAGTTTTATGTACTACGTACTACTTTGAATTGGTCCAAATTAATGAAAGCAAATATTCATCGATCAACAAAGAATGATACTACTACTAGAATATGTGTCGTTATCGGTCGAGAAGCCTGAATGGCCGGCCGGGTCAACTGCTCCGGCATGGATTGGAATGGATTAAACTAAATGCGAAATCACTAACGGCCCGGCCGCACGCGGGGCGCCATCTCGATCCACCCGGTCAAAAGTCAAATGATGACGGCAACTAGCTTGCATACGCGGCCGGATTGatcgtgcgtgcgtgcgtgcatgcATCTCGTTTCCGTCTCGATCGTTGCCGCGTACTAGTAGCTACTCTAAAGTTGCGGTAGTTGGATTCTGGAAGATGATTCGGAGGGAGGCCGGCCGGAGTAGTGGGTAAGCATGCACGCGTACCTTGCACATGGGGGCGACCAGGACGGCGCCGGTCCAGTACGCCGGGCGCATCCGGTGGAGGAGCAGCGCCACGGCGCCGCCCATGGACTCGCCGAGGATGAAGCGGGGGAGGTCCGTGTTGGCCGTGGAGGCGACGACGGCGGTGAAGAAGGCGTCCGTGTCGCTGACGAGGAGGTCAAAGGAGGGGATGTAGCCCTGGAGCCCCTCCGACTTGCCGTGGCCCTCGTAGTCCACCCCGTACACGGCGTACCCGGCCTGCGCCAGCCGCACCCCCGTCCCCCGCATCGTCACGCTGCACTCCACCGCGTACCCTGCACGCACGCATGGATGTTGGGTGGTTAGTTAGTTAGTTGGATCATTCGCCATTAGAGCGGCGAGGAGGAAGGAAGGAAGCGCGTACGTACCATGGCAGAGGAAGACGAGGGCCTTGACTATCTGGCCCTTGGGGGGGAGCCATCTGCAGGTGAAGAGCTTCATCCCGCGGGCGGTCTGCACCGACTCCTCCTCGTACTCGTAGCTGCCATCGTCCGCCACACCGCTGCCGGACTTGCTCGCCATCGACCCCTTCTCTTCTTCTCCGACGACTGGCACTCGGTCGCAGGAAGGAAGCAGCTAGCCACGAGAAATTAAAGAGCGGAGAGAAATGTTGAATTTTTGCGAGACGGGGACGCAAGCGAGCGCGGCGAGGAGGATCAGGGCCGGGGGATGGATGACAGCTATATATGTGGACGCCGTTGTGAACAAAGGAATAGTATTACTCCACCAGTATTAGTAATATTTATTATTCTACAGTAATACTATAATATTATATTTTCTTACTGAGATTTTTTGACATCTTATTACTGAGAATTCAATGGCTGCTAAATCTTGAATCAATCAATCACTGCTCCGTAATGTTAATTGGTGCGAGCGCTGAAACGTCTGGACTGGGCGCGTTTCAGTTAACGTCCGTTCACCTGCACGTCATGCAAAGAAAGATAATAATAAACACAACCGTCCTTGACAGTAACATTTCAGAGTAACTGCGTCTCACATATGTCGCCGTATGCTCATCTATCGTGTCACCTTCTCAACTAAATTTCTAACACTATTTACTACAGCTACCCAAAAGCTAATGACACCAAGTATACAGGCAGCCCTTCCTCACAAAAAACAACAACTAATTTACAGTCAGAACCAAATACTACCGAGGATTTAAGTGTGTACGCACAAGAGGAAAAACAAACTGCCATTCACCCTGCCTGGCTACACCTGTATTTCCACCAGTAGTAGATTTAACACTGGTGGAGCTTAACCAGAAGTGTTTGTGTAGTGAGTAAATTTTGTTTGgttctcaaaaaagaaaaagaaaaatctttgCAACGTGAATCTGCATTTTGTTTGGATTAGACGAGTTCCACAGAAATCTGCGCAAATGACTCTAACTCAACCAAAAATCGTATAACAATTTATCCAGTTGTTCTGCTATAAGGCTGCTCCCAATGCTTCACCATGACGGTGTTTTTAGGTCGCCATGTCAGGTT
Protein-coding sequences here:
- the LOC125508796 gene encoding caffeoylshikimate esterase-like, translated to MASKSGSGVADDGSYEYEEESVQTARGMKLFTCRWLPPKGQIVKALVFLCHGYAVECSVTMRGTGVRLAQAGYAVYGVDYEGHGKSEGLQGYIPSFDLLVSDTDAFFTAVVASTANTDLPRFILGESMGGAVALLLHRMRPAYWTGAVLVAPMCKIADEMRPHPVVVSVLKLMTNIIPTWKIVPTTDVIDAAYRMQEKRDEIRNNPHCYQGKPRLKTAYELLKVSLNLENNVLSKVSLPFLIVHGGDDKVTDPSVSDLLYRSAVSQDKKLNLYPGMWHALTSGESPENIHTVFQDIIAWLDQRSSPKSSSSAAALDLSSEMEQKAKHDEQNFDKQ